A window from Festucalex cinctus isolate MCC-2025b chromosome 4, RoL_Fcin_1.0, whole genome shotgun sequence encodes these proteins:
- the LOC144017111 gene encoding uncharacterized protein LOC144017111 yields the protein MASILKRHTKTMKAKALSAKECEWMSEDCHLVEDLPGDSHRETLCLPNIFRSKKVKPFSRTQTTGPAYQVYYTARELLLEVLDRGAMRELIRRGSVMRCGPPPPSHAQRKEQRALFSEEDYTEMLTCFSMVLQDGLSVGERELSFGLEGWKGVLKRNCFQSCLLHLSRLEDEDKLEALSALCGHVTKRYQGLYTPGENLAVKKYKLWYQQTPCSLHLAILYDVSSGFICNMYLYVPEELQRRRKPVIAQVVEHLIRPFCSHHHLVWLDTCAQMEGKLADIFSDSGVKIRTVTTEPSSSAETTSRMFSLSLLAAHLKGWTGPALLFPMSDTRGSQADVLLPGLWVTLHTIYINTFVLHTLQSSGRQVQLTQFTRTLASQLALDNSAGVPVLPQLNGTSSQEMQSLTNVPKLRKNTTSSGHVRENRLQCWDRPGVCGLDNSGNFCYLNAVLQCVCSTVPLVEHLLHQDTRKELARAKCQVAQVFVRLLEQMWLGRSSSCSPMEARSLLGTIMPQFNHHSQQDAQELLLLLFNALHDDLKKVGSRKMRSSKQLRRDQDRNCATGLVEPTIVSKLFEGILSYVTVCMHCDHQTHSTQTFTVLSLPIPTRSSKCSIQDCLSLFFEQTLLTGGEKILCSACELRKETVLLTCLDNPPEILVLHLKRFGCKGKNQVKLRTNVVFSTELDLSSFLSSSAQNTSCSSYRLYAVVNHAGHLNMGHYTALCHSSLTRTWHSFDDSAVRELHDRHVQSPDAYVLLYSRKPFRKPKIVGL from the exons ATGGCATCTATCCTGAAAAGA CACACTAAGACAATGAAGGCTAAAGCTTTGTCAGCGAAGGAGTGTGAGTGGATGTCAGAggattgccatctagtggaggaTCTGCCCGGAGACTCACACAGAGAAACCCTGTGTCTGCCTAACATCTTCAGATCCAAGAAAGTCAAGCCCTTTAGTAGGACTCAGACAACGGGGCCGGCTTACCAGGTGTACTACACGGCCAGAGAGCTCCTTCTGGAGGTGCTGGATCGAGGAGCCATGCGGGAGCTGATCCGGAGAGGATCCGTGATGAGGTGCGGACCTCCTCCACCTTCGCACGCTCAAAGAAAAGAGCAGCGAGCCCTTTTCTCCGAGGAGGATTACACCGAGATGCTAACTTGCTTCTCCATGGTTCTGCAGGATGGTCTCTCTGTGGGAGAGCGCGAGTTAAGCTTCGGGTTAGAAGGATGGAAAGGGGTCTTGAAGAGAAATTGCTTCCAAAGCTGCCTCCTGCATCTGAGCCGACTGGAGGATGAAGACAAGCTGGAAGCCTTGTCTGCCCTCTGCGGTCACGTGACCAAGCGCTATCAAGGATTATACACGCCTGGTGAGAACCTGGCTGTGAAGAAATACAAACTTTGGTACCAACAGACTCCTTGCTCGCTTCATCTTGCGATCCTCTACGATGTCAGTTCAGGCTTCATTTGCAACATGTACCTGTACGTCCCAGAGGAGCTCCAGAGACGGAGGAAGCCTGTCATTGCACAGGTGGTAGAGCACCTGATCAGACCTTTCTGTAGCCACCATCACCTGGTGTGGTTGGACACCTGTGCTCAAATGGAGGGAAAGCTTGCCGATATCTTCTCTGACTCAGGTGTGAAGATTCGGACAGTGACGACAGAGCCATCCTCATCTGCGGAAACCACATCTAGGATGTTCTCGTTATCCCTCCTAGCAGCTCATCTCAAAGGCTGGACCGGACCGGCTCTTCTTTTTCCAATGTCCGACACCAGAGGATCACAGGCCGATGTTCTACTTCCTGGTCTCTGGGTGACACTGCATACCATCTACATCAACACATTTGTGCTTCACACCCTGCAGAGCTCAGGCAGGCAGGTCCAGCTGACTCAGTTCACCAGAACTTTGGcttctcagctggctttggacaaCAGTGCTGGAGTGCCGGTCCTGCCCCAGCTAAACGGCACATCATCCCAAGAGATGCAAAGTCTGACAAATGTCCCGAAGCTAAG GAAAAACACAACAAGCAGTGGTCACGTGAGGGAAAACCGACTGCAGTGTTGGGACCGACCCGGTGTGTGTGGTCTAGACAACTCTGGAAACTTCTGCTACTTGAATGCTGTGTTGCAGTGTGTTTGTTCCACGGTGCCGCTGGTGGAGCATCTTCTTCATCAAGACACACGCAAAGAGTTGGCACG AGCCAAGTGTCAGGTGGCCCAGGTGTTTGTCCGCCTCCTGGAGCAGATGTGGCTGGGGAGGAGCTCCAGCTGTTCCCCCATGGAGGCCAGGTCTTTGTTGGGTACCATCATGCCCCAGTTCAATCACCACTCTCAGCAGGATGCACAGGAgctcctcctgctcctcttcAATGCACTTCATGATGACTTAAAAAAG GTTGGGAGTCGCAAGATGCGCTCTTCCAAGCAGCTGAGACGAGACCAGGATAGAAATTGTGCCACTGGATTGGTGGAGCCTACCATTGTTTCCAAGTTGTTTGAAGGCATATTGAGCTACGTGACAGTCTGCATGCACTGCGACCACCAGACCCACAGCACGCAGACCTTCACCGTACTCTCCTTACCCATCCCAACACGTTCCAGCAAGTGCTCCATTCAG GACTGCTTATCTCTGTTCTTTGAGCAGACCCTTCTGACAGGGGGGGAGAAGATACTGTGCTCAGCCTGTGAGCTGAGGAAAGAAACCGTTCTCCTCACTTGTCTGGACAACCCCCCCGAGATCCTAGTGCTACACCTTAAACG ATTTGGTTGTAAAGGAAAGAACCAAGTGAAACTGAGGACTAATGTTGTCTTCTCCACTGAGCTTGATCTCAGCTCGTTTCTGTCCAGCTCAGCACAGAATACATCTTGTTCTTCCTATCGTCTCTATGCTGTCGTG AACCACGCAGGTCACCTGAACATGGGTCACTACACTGCTCTGTGCCACAGCAGCCTGACCCGAACATGGCACAGCTTCGATGACTCTGCGGTCCGGGAACTACACGACAGACACGTGCAATCTCCAGATGCCTACGTCCTGCTTTACAGTCGCAAGCCGTTCCGAAAACCAAAGATTGTTGGCCTGTAG